The segment GATTGCTAAAAAGGACCTCCCCGCCGCGGTCTTTTCGTCATTCCAGAAGGCGTATCCCGCAGCCAAGATTGTGGGGACCAGTCAGGAGACCGAGGACAGCACGACCTATTTTGAAATTGAGAGCCGCGATGGCAAAGTCAAGCGCGATATTCTGTACAAGGCGGATGGCACGGTTAAGGAGATCGAGGAAGGCGTGGCCAAGGCATCGCTGCCTGTGGCGGTGAAGGATGCGATTGCCAAAGAGTATCCCAAGGGGATCATCCAGAAGGGCGAAAAGACCACACGCGACAACGTCGTCAGCTACGAGGTCATCCTCAAGAACGGCAAGGACCGAATGGAAGTGGTGG is part of the bacterium genome and harbors:
- a CDS encoding PepSY domain-containing protein; its protein translation is MMNVRHTARYALAAILALGIFGFAMAAEGKKEEGPEKKIAKKDLPAAVFSSFQKAYPAAKIVGTSQETEDSTTYFEIESRDGKVKRDILYKADGTVKEIEEGVAKASLPVAVKDAIAKEYPKGIIQKGEKTTRDNVVSYEVILKNGKDRMEVVVDETGKVLKTEKMTRQEEKEEKAEGKK